The Papaver somniferum cultivar HN1 chromosome 3, ASM357369v1, whole genome shotgun sequence genome includes a region encoding these proteins:
- the LOC113357968 gene encoding probable LRR receptor-like serine/threonine-protein kinase At3g47570, producing the protein MFAKSKAEMKLLIKQLHLIFRVALCNSLVIIIFISCMSTVAMDVDDNISNDRLALLAFKNLIAQDPLGTFSSWNSNNESLHFCEWRGVTCSRRHRSRVTGIDLRSQRLVGSISPYIGNLSFLQDLLLGNNSLHGEIPQQVGRLSRLKRLGLSNNFLDGEIPDNISRCSNLMHLNISHNKLVGSIPKGLGYLSNLIRLGLRDNNLTGEISTSLGNLSSLTSLDISFNSLEGRIPSTLSQLTSLKTLGLALNKFSGTVPSSLYNMSSLIIFAVMTNQLHGSVPFDIGFTLPNLEHFSNADNNFTGTIPTSISNLSNLKVLQLNLNNFVGSVPNNLGDLKSLVILNLSQNKLGSGQPGDLTFLNSLVNCTDLKFLIVHRNNFRGVLPNSIANLTNKLEQLYLSKNPIYGSVPEGIQNLVGLTMLILEDNLFTGSIPQGIGKLQMLRILDFRQNQFSGSIPSTFSNLTRLIEITLPYNNLTGLIPSSLRYCTSLNILDLGNNRLSGSIPKQVFELRSLSRGLSLTNNLLTGSLPVEIGNLKNLELLFLHNNKLSGVIPSAIGECLSLTVVRLDGNFFRGNIPPTMSFLRGLETLNLSRNNLSGTIPTGFESLALRRLNLSYNNLEGVVPKSGVFKNMSAFSIEGNNKLCGGIPDLKLQNCSVPSNRQQRKSTPIQVIIIIIVAVVLFLALIVFILALYWRKKKSKAIQPSTPFDVANQYMGVSYNELFKATNGFNDSTNLLGAGSFGSVYKGVLRRDESNHDVAVKVLHLQQRGATKSFMSECDALRNVRHRNLLKIVTCCSSTDFQGNDFKALVYEFMANGSSENWLHPTANNINKNDRLQLGNLNLERRLGIAVDVASALKYLHHDCQSPIVHRDLKPSNVLLDGDLIAHVGDFGLAKFIPFPSGCSKPLNEQDASSIAIKGSIGYVPPEYGMGGEASTQGDVYSYGILLLEMFTGKRPTDDMFKDGLNIHNFCKMYVLPEHIEEIIDSCLLLDVEEKYHDDGAIINYKMQGIQRIQISRDTVRQILASIIQIGVQCSSELPSDRSSMNEVIVDVQALKNKFHVVGL; encoded by the exons ATGTTTGCTAAATCTAAGGCGGAAATGAAGTTATTAATAAAACAGTTGCATCTTATCTTCAGAGTGGCATTGTGCAACAGCCTTGTCATCATCATATTCATCTCGTGTATGTCCACAGTCGCCATGGACGTCGATGATAACATATCAAATGATCGACTAGCATTACTCGCTTTCAAGAATTTAATAGCTCAAGATCCACTGGGAACATTTAGTTCTTGGAACAGCAATAATGAGTCTCTTCATTTCTGTGAGTGGAGAGGTGTTACATGTAGTCGTCGTCATCGTAGTAGAGTTACTGGGATTGATCTCCGATCACAAAGATTGGTAGGTTCCATATCACCTTACATCGGAAACCTTAGCtttcttcaagatcttcttctcGGCAACAATAGTTTACATGGTGAGATCCCACAACAAGTTGGTCGTCTTTCTCGGTTGAAACGTTTAGGTCTTTCGAACAATTTCTTGGACGGAGAAATTCCGGATAATATTTCTCGTTGTTCCAATCTCATGCACCTTAATATTTCTCACAACAAGCTTGTGGGAAGCATTCCAAAAGGATTAGGCTACTTGTCTAATCTCATAAGGCTTGGTCTTAGAGATAATAATCTAACAGGGGAAATTTCAACTTCATTAGGCAACCTTTCATCTCTTACTTCTCTTGATATTAGTTTTAACAGTTTGGAGGGGAGGATTCCAAGTACTCTAAGCCAACTAACAAGCTTAAAAACACTGGGTCTGGCTTTGAATAAGTTTTCAGGTACGGTTCCATCTTCACTCTACAATATGTCATCACTTATAATCTTTGCAGTGATGACAAATCAACTCCATGGGAGTGTTCCTTTTGATATTGGTTTCACACTTCCAAATCTAGAACACTTCTCGAATGCAGATAACAACTTCACTGGAACCATTCCTACGTCAATTTCCAATTTGTCCAACCTTAAAGttttacaactaaacttgaaTAACTTTGTTGGATCAGTCCCCAATAACCTTGGCGACTTAAAAAGTCTTGTTATTTTGAATTTATCACAAAATAAACTTGGAAGTGGGCAACCGGGTGATTTAACCTTTCTCAATTCTCTAGTCAACTGTACCGATTTGAAGTTTCTGATTGTACACCGCAACAATTTCAGGGGGGTCTTACCTAATTCTATAGCCAATCTCACAAATAAGCTTGAACAACTATATCTCTCCAAGAATCCGATATACGGAAGTGTTCCTGAAGGTATTCAGAATCTTGTAGGTTTAACGATGCTCATTCTGGAAGACAACCTGTTCACAGGTAGTATTCCTCAAGGTATCGGGAAACTTCAAATGTTGAGAATATTAGATTTTCGGCAGAATCAATTCTCTGGTTCAATCCCTTCTACCTTTAGTAACTTAACTAGACTAATCGAAATCACTTTACCGTACAATAACTTAACAGGTTTAATACCGTCAAGTCTTAGATATTGTACATCCTTGAATATTTTGGACTTAGGGAACAATAGACTTAGTGGTagtataccaaaacaagttttcgaACTTCGCTCCCTATCAAGAGGTCTCAGCTTAACTAACAACCTTCTCACTGGTTCACTTCCAGTGGAAATTGGCAACTTGAAAAACCTTGAGTTACTGTTCCTGCACAATAACAAATTATCTGGTGTAATCCCAAGTGCCATAGGCGAGTGTTTAAGCTTAACAGTTGTAAGATTGGACGGTAACTTTTTTCGAGGAAATATTCCTCCAACTATGAGTTTCTTAAGAGGTCTCGAAACATTAAATCTTTCACGAAATAACTTGTCTGGTACAATACCAACCGGGTTCGAAAGTCTAGCACTCCGACGATTGAATCTATCTTACAATAATCTGGAGGGAGTGGTACCGAAAAGCGGAGTGTTTAAGAACATGAGTGCATTTTCTATTGAAGGGAATAATAAGCTTTGTGGTGGCATACCTGACTTAAAGCTGCAGAACTGCTCAGTTCCATCAAATAGACAACAAAGGAAATCGACGCCTATCCAAGTAATAATAATCATCATAGTTGCTGTGGTTTTATTTCTAGCTTTAATTGTGTTTATTCTCGCTCTTTACTGGAGAAAAAAGAAGTCAAAAGCTATACAACCTTCGACACCTTTTGACGTAGCCAATCAATACATGGGAGTTTCTTACAATGAGCTCTTTAAAGCTACCAATGGTTTTAATGATTCTACCAACTTGCTTGGTGCGGGAAGTTTTGGCTCTGTATATAAGGGAGTTCTTCGCCGAGATGAATCAAATCACGATGTTGCAGTTAAGGTTTTACACCTTCAACAAAGAGGTGCAACCAAGAGTTTCATGTCTGAATGTGACGCCCTAAGGAACGTTAGACATAGAAATTTACTCAAGATCGTTACTTGTTGCTCGAGTACTGATTTTCAAGGTAATGATTTCAAAGCTCTAGTTTATGAGTTCATGGCTAATGGAAGTTCAGAAAATTGGTTGCACCCAACTGCAAATAACATAAATAAGAACGATCGACTACAACTTGGTAATTTGAACCTTGAAAGAAGACTGGGCATTGCAGTTGATGTTGCTTCTGCACTAAAGTATCTTCACCATGATTGTCAATCTCCAATTGTTCATCGTGATCTAAAACCAAGCAATGTCCTTCTCGATGGTGATCTGATTGCCCATGTGGGTGATTTTGGCTTGGCTAAGTTTATTCCATTTCCTTCCGGTTGTTCCAAGCCGCTGAATGAACAAGATGCGAGTTCAATTGCAATAAAGGGCTCCATAGGTTATGTTCCTCCGG AATATGGGATGGGTGGCGAAGCGTCCACACAAGGCGATGTGTATAGTTATGGGATACTTTTATTGGAGATGTTTACAGGAAAGAGACCGACAGATGACATGTTTAAGGATGGTTTAAACATTCATAACTTCTGTAAGATGTACGTATTGCCAGAGCATATTGAGGAGATTATCGATTCTTGTTTATTGTTAGATGTAGAAGAAAAATATCATGATGATGGTGCAATTATCAATTACAAAATGCAGGGAATCCAAAGGATACAAATATCAAGAGATACGGTGAGACAAATCCTAGCTTCAATAATTCAGATAGGAGTCCAATGTTCTTCAGAATTACCTTCAGATAGAAGCAGCATGAATGAGGTTATTGTTGATGTACAAGCGCTTAAGAATAAGTTTCATGTTGTTGGACTGTAA